Proteins from a single region of Helicobacteraceae bacterium:
- a CDS encoding DUF1926 domain-containing protein: MVYMTSKTALLLGVHSHQPVDNFDHVVLEAIDKSYAPFFKTLNKYPDFKFNAHFSGWLLEFIQKRDKELFNLMRSMSERGQIEWFGGGYYEPILASIPSCDRISQIDKLSDFIEKNFFQRPRGLWLTERVWDVSIVGDLTKRGIEYAIVDDYHLLCAGASNDRLNGWYKTESGGETLGVFPISQALRYQAPFWEHHVVVENIAKIGGAAILFDDGEKFGSWPGTHEWVYEKGWLESFVKAVLECETIKTERYGEYKARVAPLGLVYLPEVSYAEMGEWSLNPREAIRLEEIKNRLGEEDRRFIRGATWKNFLVKYEESARIHRRTLALSAKNPRNDEEFQEALLKAQCNDCLWHGIFGGLYLPNLRDTAWRYIIAAENALKPKNGFYYEDWNLDGYLETKIVTDSLIVDFQTKGAALIGLHIRSANFNLLDTLTRRFEAYHGKIKADKSQKEGQSGAKTIHDAQTLSADEEALKHLVVDRYVRAGFIDHIIEGEFNLDGFFSQNFIETETLANAIYSVKGAQNEVFFSSDRVDKTITVRDEAITVSTKIKQNARYAQEHNFHFADLSRVTIGGERADRSIAFAAANRLELYDPYLNITIALASNRDFIALAHPLYTVSQSESGVDLTCQGIAIALDFGEIEVGAAIDATLKIKENI, from the coding sequence ATGGTATATATGACGAGCAAAACCGCATTGCTGCTTGGCGTTCACTCCCACCAGCCCGTCGATAATTTTGATCATGTCGTGCTGGAGGCGATCGATAAGTCATACGCCCCGTTTTTCAAAACGCTGAATAAATACCCCGACTTTAAGTTTAACGCGCATTTTAGCGGCTGGCTTTTGGAGTTTATCCAAAAACGCGATAAAGAGCTTTTTAACCTTATGCGATCGATGAGCGAGCGCGGACAGATAGAGTGGTTTGGCGGCGGTTATTACGAGCCGATTTTGGCGTCGATCCCCTCTTGCGATCGTATCTCGCAGATCGATAAGCTAAGCGATTTTATTGAAAAAAACTTTTTTCAACGACCAAGGGGGCTATGGCTTACCGAGCGAGTGTGGGACGTTTCCATCGTAGGCGATCTAACAAAACGCGGTATTGAATACGCGATTGTGGACGACTATCATCTGCTGTGCGCGGGCGCTTCCAATGATAGGTTAAACGGCTGGTATAAGACGGAAAGCGGGGGCGAAACGCTCGGAGTTTTTCCCATTAGTCAGGCGCTTCGCTATCAGGCGCCGTTTTGGGAACATCATGTCGTCGTTGAAAATATCGCCAAAATCGGCGGCGCGGCGATTTTGTTTGACGACGGGGAGAAATTTGGTTCGTGGCCCGGCACGCACGAGTGGGTCTATGAAAAAGGGTGGCTGGAAAGTTTCGTTAAAGCCGTTTTGGAATGCGAAACGATCAAGACCGAGCGTTACGGGGAGTATAAAGCGCGCGTCGCGCCGCTAGGATTGGTTTACCTGCCCGAAGTTTCATACGCGGAGATGGGCGAGTGGAGTCTTAACCCGCGAGAGGCTATCCGTTTGGAGGAGATAAAAAACCGGCTAGGCGAAGAAGATCGCCGTTTTATACGCGGCGCGACATGGAAAAACTTTCTCGTCAAATACGAGGAGAGCGCTAGAATCCACCGCCGAACGCTTGCGCTTTCCGCGAAAAACCCGCGAAACGACGAGGAGTTTCAAGAGGCGCTTCTCAAAGCGCAATGCAACGACTGCCTGTGGCACGGTATATTCGGCGGTTTGTATCTGCCTAATTTAAGAGATACCGCTTGGCGCTATATAATCGCCGCGGAAAACGCGCTGAAGCCCAAAAACGGTTTTTACTACGAGGATTGGAACTTAGACGGTTATCTCGAAACCAAGATCGTAACCGATTCGCTGATCGTCGACTTTCAGACAAAGGGCGCGGCGCTAATCGGGCTGCATATTAGATCGGCTAATTTTAACCTGCTCGACACGCTTACGCGCCGCTTTGAAGCCTATCACGGCAAAATCAAGGCGGACAAGAGCCAAAAAGAGGGGCAAAGCGGCGCTAAAACCATTCACGACGCGCAGACGCTAAGCGCGGACGAGGAGGCGCTAAAACATCTTGTCGTCGATCGCTATGTTCGCGCCGGTTTTATCGACCATATAATCGAGGGCGAGTTTAATTTAGACGGCTTCTTTTCGCAAAATTTCATAGAAACCGAAACGCTAGCCAACGCGATATATAGCGTTAAAGGCGCGCAAAACGAGGTATTTTTTTCAAGCGATCGCGTCGATAAAACGATTACCGTTAGAGACGAAGCGATAACCGTTTCAACCAAAATTAAGCAAAACGCCCGCTACGCCCAAGAGCATAACTTTCATTTTGCCGATCTATCGCGCGTAACGATCGGCGGCGAACGCGCGGATAGGTCGATCGCTTTTGCGGCGGCGAATAGGTTGGAGCTTTACGATCCCTATCTAAATATAACGATCGCGCTTGCGTCCAATCGCGATTTCATAGCTTTGGCGCATCCGCTATACACGGTTAGCCAGAGCGAGAGCGGCGTGGATTTGACCTGTCAAGGGATCGCGATCGCGCTTGATTTTGGCGAGATCGAAGTCGGCGCGGCGATTGACGCGACATTGAAAATTAAGGAAAATATATGA